In Thermotomaculum hydrothermale, a single genomic region encodes these proteins:
- a CDS encoding 3-hydroxybutyryl-CoA dehydrogenase, with protein sequence MEIKKVGVCGAGTMGNGIAHVFAQFGFEVVMRDVKDEFVERGLKTIDKNLQRGVNKGRMTEEEKKEILGRITPTTDLNMLKDCDFVVEAITENFEIKKQLIQDLDNMLRDEVIIASNTSSISITKLAALTKRPDRVIGMHFMNPVPVMKLVEIIRGAQTSDETFKTVKELTEKLNKVGVEVNDFPGFVSNRILMPMINEAIFALMEGVGTPEAIDEVMKLGMNHPMGPLTLADFIGLDVCLFIMNVLYEGFKDPKYRPCPLLVKMVDAGYLGRKSGKGFYDYTNE encoded by the coding sequence ATGGAAATTAAAAAAGTTGGCGTTTGCGGCGCAGGTACTATGGGAAATGGAATTGCCCATGTTTTTGCTCAATTTGGCTTTGAGGTTGTAATGAGGGATGTTAAAGATGAATTCGTTGAAAGAGGATTGAAAACAATAGACAAAAACCTTCAAAGGGGAGTTAACAAGGGGCGAATGACTGAAGAAGAGAAAAAAGAAATTCTTGGAAGAATAACCCCAACAACCGATTTAAACATGCTAAAAGACTGTGATTTTGTTGTTGAGGCAATTACTGAAAACTTCGAAATAAAGAAACAGTTAATCCAGGACCTTGACAATATGCTAAGGGATGAGGTTATTATTGCTTCCAACACTTCTTCAATTTCAATTACCAAGCTTGCTGCACTTACAAAAAGGCCTGACAGGGTCATAGGAATGCACTTTATGAACCCTGTACCTGTAATGAAACTTGTGGAAATCATAAGAGGGGCTCAAACTTCAGACGAAACATTTAAAACTGTAAAAGAATTAACTGAAAAATTGAACAAGGTAGGAGTTGAGGTAAATGACTTCCCAGGCTTTGTATCTAACAGGATTTTAATGCCAATGATTAACGAAGCAATATTTGCCTTAATGGAAGGGGTGGGAACCCCTGAAGCAATTGACGAAGTAATGAAATTAGGAATGAATCATCCTATGGGGCCTTTAACACTTGCTGATTTTATTGGGCTTGATGTGTGCCTCTTTATTATGAATGTACTTTATGAAGGGTTTAAAGACCCGAAATACAGGCCATGCCCATTGCTGGTTAAAATGGTTGATGCAGGCTACCTTGGAAGAAAATCAGGAAAAGGATTTTACGATTATACTAATGAATAG
- a CDS encoding tetratricopeptide repeat protein — protein MICHKCGFLNPDNTKICLSCGAKLITNINPKFGDLSEFDNNNLVTQLISKFEENFSNIFDELERLNKRTEKLESQIMELRSGLFTLVDLLSEKDLIKREKFSHIWENNILLHIAMEEERDKFLSLKDEILLMEENSKKEKLESTLNKVESYYNTGNSEKALEELEKASKKHKKNYKLHLFLGQIYYLKKDYSKSIEHLFKSFALQPEDYETNLYLGIALNEIGQPDKAQEFLLKAIDLNPNDYLPFFTLGTIYFFEENYKLAELFLTQAMEIEKRPETMFFLGLIYKAQNKKKKAEKFLKEVIEMEPDFEDAYYYLGLIYLELNWNNKAKKMFEKVLSLNPARFELNAFKTGKNYDFEGIQLNEEVKKITRKCEKLIEEGKDEHAIECYRQILDEMPENPEILLKLSTLYIEKGDTERGIETASILLNKNVNENTLLHAYNIIHTALLIDGKIKEAYEIMSKFLSKAKDNFSKSFVYTTLAFDLIDLNEIDKAIEYAKSGLKIAPRDLRHIALDALGWANYKKGRFKKALELLNESISIEPNNYSAIYHLGMTYLTLKKKSKAKKTFLKLLKLKDSENEIIPHIENE, from the coding sequence ATGATTTGCCATAAATGTGGATTTTTAAACCCGGACAACACAAAGATTTGTTTAAGTTGCGGGGCAAAACTTATTACAAATATAAACCCGAAATTCGGGGATTTATCAGAATTTGATAACAACAATCTGGTAACTCAACTTATATCAAAATTTGAAGAAAATTTTTCCAATATTTTTGATGAGCTTGAACGGTTAAATAAAAGAACTGAAAAACTTGAATCTCAAATTATGGAGTTGAGAAGCGGACTATTTACCCTTGTTGACCTTTTGTCTGAAAAGGATTTAATAAAAAGAGAAAAATTCTCCCATATCTGGGAGAACAATATACTCCTGCACATAGCAATGGAAGAAGAGAGGGACAAATTCTTATCTCTAAAAGACGAGATACTTTTAATGGAAGAAAACAGCAAAAAAGAAAAACTTGAATCAACATTAAACAAAGTTGAATCTTATTACAATACAGGAAACAGCGAAAAGGCTCTTGAAGAACTTGAAAAGGCATCAAAAAAACATAAAAAAAATTATAAACTCCACCTTTTTTTAGGTCAGATATACTATTTGAAAAAAGACTACTCTAAATCAATAGAGCACCTGTTTAAATCATTTGCCCTTCAACCAGAAGACTATGAGACAAACCTTTATCTTGGAATTGCTTTAAACGAAATAGGACAACCAGACAAAGCACAGGAGTTTTTGTTAAAGGCAATTGATTTAAATCCAAACGATTACCTTCCCTTTTTCACACTTGGAACAATATACTTTTTTGAAGAAAATTACAAACTTGCAGAACTTTTTCTAACTCAGGCAATGGAAATTGAAAAAAGGCCTGAAACTATGTTTTTCCTGGGATTAATATATAAGGCTCAGAATAAAAAGAAAAAAGCTGAAAAATTTCTTAAAGAAGTTATAGAAATGGAGCCTGACTTTGAAGACGCCTATTATTACCTTGGCTTAATTTACCTTGAACTAAACTGGAACAACAAGGCAAAGAAAATGTTTGAAAAGGTTCTTTCCCTTAATCCCGCAAGGTTTGAATTAAATGCATTTAAAACTGGGAAAAACTACGATTTTGAGGGGATCCAACTAAACGAAGAGGTTAAAAAAATTACCAGAAAATGCGAAAAACTGATTGAAGAGGGAAAAGATGAGCATGCAATTGAATGTTACAGACAAATCCTTGATGAAATGCCTGAAAACCCGGAAATTCTTCTCAAATTATCCACTCTGTACATTGAAAAAGGGGACACAGAAAGGGGAATTGAAACAGCCTCTATTTTGCTGAATAAAAATGTAAACGAAAATACATTGCTCCATGCATACAATATAATCCATACAGCACTCTTAATTGACGGAAAAATCAAAGAAGCATATGAAATTATGAGCAAATTTCTTTCAAAGGCAAAAGACAATTTTTCAAAATCATTTGTTTACACAACACTTGCATTTGATTTAATTGACTTAAACGAAATTGACAAAGCCATTGAGTATGCAAAATCAGGACTAAAAATTGCTCCCAGGGATTTGAGACACATAGCATTAGATGCATTAGGGTGGGCAAACTACAAAAAGGGACGTTTCAAAAAAGCACTTGAATTGCTAAACGAAAGCATAAGCATTGAACCAAACAATTACAGCGCTATCTATCACCTTGGAATGACATACCTTACATTGAAAAAGAAAAGCAAAGCAAAAAAAACCTTCCTTAAATTGCTTAAATTAAAGGATTCAGAAAACGAAATAATCCCCCACATTGAAAATGAATAA
- the uvrC gene encoding excinuclease ABC subunit UvrC has translation MNKKTNLKEKLKSLLLKPGVYLFKDENGKIIYVGKAKSLRKRVSQYFNKNDYKGKLILSKAQDLEFFVTNNEVEALLLEFSLIKKHKPLFNIQLKDDKSYPYLLLDLTEDFPGVYFTRKKEEGKRIYFGPYPSASSVRKIISVIEKYFKLKTCKTDFSKITRPCLKYQINRCSAPCVFPQIKNKYLENVEMAKKFLEGKLTSLEKDLKEKMEKASESLEFEKAAEFRDTLFSLRKFKEKQVVFMDLPDTDFLFYKKYEEKHFLIVFYFRGKRIIDKKEFVFDNTQFENPSHFLGLYIASLKSKIDLVLTNFEIENKKTLEEAHNKRFGKKVKIKDISNLKKFQPLLKMAKNNLEFLIKEREKAGENLLKIKEYLKLKNTPETIYGFDISHIGGCFTVASSICFKNGEKEKSLYRRIKLEEGVNDDYASIYIAVKKRLESDLKRGLKLPDLIVIDGGKGQLESAKKALKELKIESIDLISIAKKEERVFSDKFKQGIVLDFFLPYANLITKVRNESHRFANEYRKKLYNKKNLKTILTEIPGIGEKTAAKLIQKFKSVEKIKNTDTEEISKIIGEKLASKIKKFLKEMEI, from the coding sequence ATGAATAAAAAAACAAACCTTAAAGAAAAATTAAAATCCCTTCTTTTAAAACCAGGTGTCTACCTTTTCAAAGACGAAAACGGAAAAATCATATATGTGGGAAAGGCTAAGAGTTTAAGAAAAAGGGTAAGTCAGTACTTCAACAAAAACGATTACAAGGGAAAACTAATTCTCTCAAAGGCACAGGATTTAGAATTTTTTGTAACAAACAATGAGGTTGAAGCATTACTCCTTGAATTTAGTCTGATAAAAAAACACAAGCCTCTGTTTAACATTCAGCTGAAAGACGACAAAAGCTATCCATACCTTCTCCTTGATTTAACAGAAGACTTCCCGGGAGTTTACTTTACAAGAAAGAAAGAAGAAGGAAAAAGAATATACTTTGGCCCTTACCCTTCTGCATCAAGCGTCAGAAAAATAATATCTGTTATTGAAAAATACTTTAAACTAAAAACCTGCAAAACTGATTTTTCAAAAATAACAAGACCCTGTCTCAAATACCAGATAAATAGGTGCTCAGCTCCGTGCGTATTCCCTCAAATAAAAAACAAATACCTTGAAAATGTTGAAATGGCAAAAAAATTTTTAGAGGGGAAACTTACATCCCTTGAAAAGGATTTAAAAGAAAAAATGGAAAAAGCATCAGAAAGCCTTGAATTTGAAAAGGCTGCCGAATTCAGGGACACACTATTTTCTCTTAGAAAATTCAAGGAAAAGCAGGTCGTATTTATGGATTTGCCTGACACAGATTTTCTTTTTTATAAAAAGTATGAAGAAAAACACTTTTTAATCGTTTTTTACTTCAGAGGCAAAAGAATTATAGACAAAAAAGAGTTTGTATTTGACAACACTCAATTTGAAAATCCCTCTCACTTTTTAGGATTGTACATAGCATCATTGAAGAGCAAAATAGATCTAGTCCTGACAAACTTTGAGATAGAAAATAAAAAAACACTTGAAGAAGCACACAATAAAAGATTCGGGAAAAAGGTAAAAATAAAAGACATCTCAAACTTAAAAAAATTTCAACCTCTTTTAAAAATGGCTAAAAACAACCTTGAATTTTTAATAAAAGAAAGAGAAAAAGCAGGGGAAAACCTATTGAAAATCAAAGAATACCTAAAACTTAAAAATACACCGGAAACAATTTACGGCTTTGACATATCCCACATAGGTGGATGCTTCACTGTTGCATCTTCAATTTGCTTTAAAAACGGGGAAAAGGAAAAAAGCCTTTACAGAAGGATAAAGCTTGAAGAGGGAGTAAACGATGATTATGCTTCAATTTATATTGCAGTAAAAAAGAGGCTTGAAAGCGACTTAAAAAGAGGGCTTAAACTTCCAGATTTAATAGTAATTGACGGTGGAAAGGGGCAACTTGAATCAGCAAAAAAGGCATTGAAGGAATTGAAAATAGAAAGCATAGACTTAATATCAATTGCAAAAAAAGAAGAAAGGGTGTTTTCAGATAAATTCAAACAGGGAATAGTTCTTGATTTTTTCCTACCCTATGCAAACCTAATAACAAAGGTTAGAAATGAAAGCCATCGTTTTGCAAACGAATACAGAAAAAAACTCTATAACAAAAAAAATTTGAAAACAATATTAACTGAAATACCGGGGATTGGAGAAAAAACAGCCGCAAAACTAATTCAAAAATTCAAATCTGTTGAGAAAATAAAAAACACAGACACAGAAGAAATATCTAAAATTATTGGAGAAAAACTGGCAAGCAAAATAAAAAAATTCCTCAAAGAAATGGAAATTTAA